In Salmo trutta chromosome 16, fSalTru1.1, whole genome shotgun sequence, a genomic segment contains:
- the LOC115150336 gene encoding SLIT-ROBO Rho GTPase-activating protein 3 isoform X5, whose translation MSSHTRVKKDKEIVGDYETQVKEIRNQLVEQFRCLEQQSESRLQLLQDLQDFFRRKAELQLEYSRGLDKLAERFSAKIRSSREHQHFKKDQNLLSTVNCWYLVLNQTRRESRDHATLSDLYNNNVIVRLAHVGEDVIRLFKKSKEIGVQMHEELVKVTNELYTVMKTYHMYHTESISAESKLKEAEKQGEKQIGKANDVSTSLLRHDDRQQRRSAVKKMEKMKEKRQAKYSENKLKCTKARNDYLLNLVATNALVAKYYIYDVSDMIDSCDMGYHASLARTLRTYLSAEYSLETSRHEGLDQLEGAVDAMDVRGDKHRVMDMHSQIFCPPAHFDYQPHMGDEVCQVSAQQPVQTELLMRHHQLQSRLATLKIENEEVRKTLDATMQTLQDMLTVEDFDVSEAFLHSQSTESVKSASSDSYMSKVNVARRRANQQETEGFYFTKFKEYLNGSNLIVKLQAKHDLLKQTLGEGERAEYGTTRNLYYQLWGFYLYVLSLTALSSTPTSA comes from the exons AGATCCGTAACCAATTGGTGGAGCAGTTCCGTTGTCTTGAACAGCAGTCGGAATCCCGGCTACAGCTGCTGCAGGACCTGCAGGACTTCTTCCGCCGCAAGGCCGAGCTGCAGCTGGAGTACTCTAGAGGCCTGGACAAACTGGCTGAGCGCTTCTCCGCCAAGATACGCTCCTCCAGGGAACACCAGCACTTTAA GAAGGACCAGAACCTACTGTCGACAGTGAACTGCTGGTACCTCGTTCTGaaccagacgaggagagagagcagagaccatGCTACCCTCAGCGACCTCTACAACAATAACGTCATTGTCCGCCTGGCACACGTCGGAGAGGATGTCATCAGACTCTTCAAGAAG AGCAAAGAAATCGGGGTGCAGATGCACGAGGAGTTAGTGAAAGTCACGAACGAGCTCTACACT GTGATGAAGACCTACCACATGTACCACACAGAGAGCATCAGCGCAGAGAGCAAGTTGAAGGAGGCGGAGAAACAGGGAGAAAAGCAGATTGGCAAGGCCAATGATGTCAGCACCAGCCTCCTGCGCCATGACGACCGCCAACAGCGACGCAGCGCTGTCAAGAAGATGGAGAAGATGAAAGAGAAG agacAAGCCAAGTACTCGGAAAACAAGCTGAAGTGCACTAAAGCACGGAACGACTATTTGTTGAACCTGGTGGCAACCAATGCTCTGGTGGCCAAATATTACATCTACGATGTCTCTGACATGATAGAC AGCTGTGACATGGGCTACCATGCCAGCCTGGCGCGGACCCTGAGGACCTACCTGTCTGCAGAGTACAGCCTGGAGACGTCCCGGCACGAGGGGCTGGACCAGCTGGAGGGTGCCGTGGATGCCATGGATGTCAGGGGGGACAAACACAGGGTCATGGACATGCACAGCCAGATCTTCTGCCCGCCTGCCCACTTCGACTACCAGCCACACATGGGCGACGAG GTGTGTCAGGTGAGTGCCCAGCAGCCGGTGCAGACAGAGCTCCTGATGCGtcaccaccagctccagtcccgcCTGGCCACACTCAAGATCGAGAACGAGGAG GTGAGGAAGACTCTGGATGCCACCATGCAGACACTGCAGGACATGCTGACAGTGGAGGACTTTGATGTGTCTGAGGCTTTCCTACACAGCCAGTCCACTGAGTCGGTCAAGTCTGCCTCGTCCGACTCCTACATGAGCAAAGTCAACGTTGCTAGGAGACGAGCCAATCAGCAGGAGACCGAGGGCTTCTACTTCACT AAATTCAAAGAGTACCTGAATGGCAGCAACCTTATAGTGAAACTACAGGCCAAGCATGATCTACTGAAGCAGACTCTGGGAGAAG GGGAAAGGGCTGAATATGGAACAACACG